One region of Budorcas taxicolor isolate Tak-1 chromosome 3, Takin1.1, whole genome shotgun sequence genomic DNA includes:
- the SLAMF8 gene encoding SLAM family member 8, with protein sequence MAVWSPWSLLLWEALLPMVIASAQVQGQVGGSALLVADHPPGFQVREAIWRSLWPSEELLATFFRGSPETLYHSRFLGRAQLHSNLSLELRPLESGDSGNFSVLLVDKQGRARTQTLQLKVYDAVPRPVVKVFIAVSGDAQPPKTCQVFLSCWAPNISDITYSWRREGTVDLGMEPAGLFTDGQVLSVSLGPGDKGVAYSCIVSNPVSWDLATVTPWESCHRQAAPGRASYKDVLLVVVPVLLLLILAALSAWHWGPWSGKKKKDVCVDEVDQETESPLV encoded by the exons CACTGCTTCCCATGGTCATCGCCAGTGCCCAAGTGCAGGGCCAGGTGGGCGGCTCGGCGCTGCTGGTGGCAGATCACCCTCCCGGTTTCCAAGTCCGAGAGGCCATCTGGAGATCCCTCTGGCCTTCAGAGGAGCTCCTGGCCACGTTCTTCCGGGGCTCCCCAGAGACGCTATACCACTCCCGCTTCCTGGGCCGAGCCCAGCTGCACAGCAACCTCAGCCTGGAACTGCGGCCACTGGAGTCTGGAGACAGCGGCAACTTCTCCGTGCTGCTGGTGGACAAGCAAGGTCGGGCCCGGACCCAGACCCTGCAGCTCAAAGTGTACG ATGCAGTGCCCAGGCCCGTGGTCAAAGTGTTCATCGCTGTATCAGGGGATGCTCAGCCCCCCAAGACCTGCCAAGTGTTCCTGTCCTGCTGGGCTCCCAACATCAGCGACATAACCTATAGCTGGCGACGGGAGGGAACTGTGGACCTTGGTATGGAGCCAGCTGGCCTCTTCACGGATGGACAGGTGCTGAGTGTGTCCCTGGGACCAGGAGACAAAGGCGTAGCCTATTCCTGCATTGTCTCCAACCCCGTCAGCTGGGACCTAGCCACAGTCACCCCCTGGGAGAGCTGCCATCGCCAGGCAG CTCCAGGGAGGGCCTCCTACAAAGacgtgctgctggtggtggtgccTGTCTTGCTGCTCCTGATCCTGGCTGCTCTGTCTGCCTGGCACTGGGGCCCCTGGTCAG ggaaaaagaaaaaggatgtcTGTGTTGATGAAGTGGATCAAGAGACAGAGAGCCCCCTCGTGTAG